Sequence from the Candidatus Neomarinimicrobiota bacterium genome:
AGGGAATCCTCTTACACTTGAAGAGGTAAACGAACTTGCTCAGGGAAGAAAGATCACTGCCGCAAGGAGAGCAAAGCAGGAAGTCCTAAATTATCTTAATGTTCTAAGAAATATAGAAAAGTATCAGGATGATGGAAAAATAAGAGAAAAACACGTTTTGGAGCTGCACAGGGATATAACCAGGGAAGCGCTTGAGAATCCTGAATGGGAGGGGAAATATAGGGAAATACAGGTATACGTAGGAAACAGAATCACAGGCGAGGTAATATTTACGCCTCCACCATCTGAAGATGTCCCCCTCTTGATGAGAAATTTTTTGGGTTGGTTAAATTCTGAAAAATCTTTCGAACTCCATCCTGTTCTGGTTGCTGGAATTTCTCACTACGAATTCGTAAGGATCCATCCCTTTGCTGACGGAAACGGCAGAACTGCAAGGGCACTCGCAACCCTGATACTTCATATAAGAGAATTTGATATAAAGAGATTCTTTGCCCTTGATGATTACTACGACAGTGATAGGAGAGCCTATTATTCAGCTCTGAAATCAGTGAATCAAAAAACTCTTGACTTAACTCAATGGCTTGAATACTTCACTGAAGGGGTCAAAGTCTCCATACTGCGTGTGAGGGAAAGGGTTTTACAGTTATCTATCGAAAAAAGAAAACAAAAAAAGAGAGGGCAAATTGCACTTACTGAAAGGCAGATGAAAATAATAGAGTTTATTCAGC
This genomic interval carries:
- a CDS encoding Fic family protein; its protein translation is FNYTHNIVNNLIEITSAREIILNAYLVPKWEVSLRREALIRATHASTAIEGNPLTLEEVNELAQGRKITAARRAKQEVLNYLNVLRNIEKYQDDGKIREKHVLELHRDITREALENPEWEGKYREIQVYVGNRITGEVIFTPPPSEDVPLLMRNFLGWLNSEKSFELHPVLVAGISHYEFVRIHPFADGNGRTARALATLILHIREFDIKRFFALDDYYDSDRRAYYSALKSVNQKTLDLTQWLEYFTEGVKVSILRVRERVLQLSIEKRKQKKRGQIALTERQMKIIEFIQRNGKITSGDIQRTFGISRQAAHKEIKKLIELEIIEQKGSGKVVYYVLK